In Flavobacteriales bacterium, the following are encoded in one genomic region:
- a CDS encoding PKD domain-containing protein — MIKARNFLIALLMIAGSLGAAAQECNIIYVTPNGSGSGTKAAPTNIQNAMSMVGPGLNQIRMAQGTYPLSDTLFLVNGVTIDGSYDPSTWVKSNNIPTIFHRDATAPSSVSIFALAAIDISDFHLHDLSVIVDDAVEPSSSTCGIYLNGCSQYTLDRIRVTAGNGGDGIEGVPGGDGLVGQDGQPGQNGANCSNQPNAGGAGGNGWSGGIAAGGDGGNGGPEGEGFSLFSNANGKDGFPGQAGTGLYAGAGGMPGLRFRYLINDPCSTFGDCNSGGTANGTAGINASQDGADGADGLDGVSSHAGGFFVPGHGTYGQNGEPGSGGGGGGGSGSAGVGVLPFANPGTGAGGGGGGEGGEGGHGATSGGGGGGSFGIYITNNGVGGSLNDCVLESGLPGVAGMGGYPGGLGGLGGQGGPGGEQQDGNAGPCSRGGAGGVGSRGGRGGNGGNGAPGESLPLYQEPIGIQVTQSSLAANVEPDVLMESTACTYSDINFTTNANGIIEWFYEGTTVPQNTVGQSTSVQYTTMGAQDLTMVSNGVPYFHSGFVNIFIDGTPYLPTIQAQDTICPGDVVNFSSTWPTSFNVLGFRWDFGDPNSGNQNTSSQGAPSHTYNDVGTYMVTLQTQSPCCGWAKPDTHYVVVMPVVEPDVFITATSTEICEGESITFGAVPYAGGSSPTFEWFVNGASSGTGTSFTPNFISDGDQVKVTMTSSYPCPTVPTVTSDVITVIVHLNPVIDCSNVTNSYLGAETGFNADVTAATPPFEYFWQFGDGGSATDQSPSHLYGSTGTYSASVEVTDTFGCSAICNVPVDIILPPYVYGGFTYTEDSQCGSTEVAFTDTSQGNPVTWYWDFGDGDTSSLQNPTHTFTGTGPYTVTLAASNTVFTDTVVVPNMITPWVIPVAGFNVSPTEVCDSSDLRFYDNSVNAASWQWDFGDGNSGTFNTSDLQNPFHAFNDSGTYIVNLTVFSEDGCQAQATPVTILVHASPIAGFGMDTIVCTDLPITIHDSSHFDVNIDAWEYHFSDKDVTIPQQGDINDEFDYTFDEPGWYVVTQTVSNRFGCVDSAKVFVEVRAHPIADFYPDSVALQLPDTTMQFWNTSLNIVPEYSFWDFGNGYTVDSILDAVGIFQDSGLFDVQLIVMREIGCPDTITIPFRVWEQETFFIQTAFTPNDDGINDVFEIKEKGIVDWHIQIFDRWGKLVWETNDVTEYWDGTHRESGKPVQEGAYSYQIHLTWYTGKEFAKMGTITIFR; from the coding sequence ATGATAAAGGCGAGGAATTTCCTGATAGCGTTATTGATGATTGCGGGTTCTTTAGGGGCTGCTGCTCAAGAGTGCAATATCATTTATGTTACCCCCAATGGTTCTGGAAGCGGTACCAAAGCCGCACCAACCAACATTCAAAATGCCATGTCAATGGTTGGTCCCGGGCTCAATCAGATCCGTATGGCGCAAGGAACCTATCCACTTTCCGATACGCTGTTTCTTGTTAATGGGGTCACGATCGATGGTTCATATGATCCGTCCACTTGGGTCAAATCCAATAACATACCGACCATCTTCCACAGAGATGCCACGGCACCTTCATCGGTAAGTATCTTCGCCTTGGCGGCCATCGATATTTCGGATTTTCATCTTCATGATCTTTCTGTCATTGTTGATGATGCAGTTGAACCAAGTAGTTCAACCTGCGGAATCTATCTCAACGGCTGTTCTCAATATACCTTGGATAGGATTCGTGTTACGGCAGGTAACGGTGGTGATGGAATTGAAGGAGTGCCAGGGGGAGATGGTTTGGTCGGTCAAGACGGACAACCAGGACAGAATGGAGCCAATTGTTCCAATCAGCCGAATGCAGGGGGAGCTGGCGGGAACGGATGGTCTGGCGGAATTGCTGCTGGCGGTGATGGAGGAAATGGAGGTCCGGAAGGAGAAGGTTTTTCCCTGTTTTCCAATGCAAACGGAAAAGATGGGTTTCCAGGACAAGCAGGTACAGGACTGTATGCAGGAGCTGGAGGAATGCCAGGGTTGAGATTCAGATATCTCATAAACGATCCATGTAGCACATTTGGTGATTGCAACAGTGGTGGAACTGCCAACGGAACTGCAGGTATCAATGCCTCACAAGATGGTGCTGATGGAGCCGATGGTCTAGATGGTGTTTCCTCTCACGCGGGAGGTTTTTTTGTGCCAGGCCATGGAACCTATGGTCAGAATGGTGAGCCTGGTTCCGGAGGCGGAGGTGGAGGTGGATCAGGTTCTGCAGGAGTAGGAGTGCTGCCTTTCGCTAATCCAGGTACCGGTGCTGGTGGAGGCGGAGGTGGTGAAGGTGGAGAAGGTGGCCACGGAGCAACCAGCGGAGGTGGCGGAGGTGGTTCTTTCGGAATTTACATTACCAACAATGGCGTTGGGGGAAGTCTTAATGATTGTGTTTTGGAGTCCGGTCTTCCAGGTGTTGCAGGAATGGGAGGTTACCCTGGAGGACTTGGCGGTTTAGGGGGACAAGGAGGACCAGGAGGTGAGCAACAGGATGGAAATGCCGGACCGTGTTCAAGGGGTGGGGCCGGTGGAGTTGGTTCTCGAGGTGGAAGAGGAGGAAATGGAGGAAACGGAGCTCCAGGAGAAAGCCTTCCTTTATATCAGGAACCAATAGGAATACAGGTGACCCAATCGAGTCTGGCGGCCAACGTTGAGCCTGATGTTCTGATGGAGTCAACTGCTTGCACCTACTCTGACATCAATTTTACCACCAATGCAAATGGAATCATAGAGTGGTTCTACGAAGGTACCACCGTTCCACAGAACACCGTAGGTCAGAGTACAAGTGTTCAATACACAACCATGGGAGCTCAGGATCTGACAATGGTCTCCAACGGTGTGCCTTATTTTCATTCGGGTTTTGTCAACATTTTCATTGATGGAACACCGTATCTTCCAACAATTCAAGCGCAAGACACCATTTGCCCAGGTGACGTTGTGAATTTTTCAAGCACTTGGCCTACAAGTTTCAACGTGCTTGGTTTTAGATGGGATTTCGGGGATCCGAACTCAGGGAATCAGAACACAAGTAGCCAGGGTGCTCCTTCGCACACCTACAACGATGTAGGCACATACATGGTCACGTTGCAGACCCAGTCTCCATGTTGCGGTTGGGCAAAGCCAGATACCCACTACGTTGTGGTGATGCCTGTGGTAGAGCCGGATGTTTTCATCACAGCCACATCTACAGAGATATGTGAGGGTGAATCCATCACCTTCGGAGCAGTTCCTTACGCTGGCGGCAGCAGCCCCACGTTCGAGTGGTTTGTCAATGGGGCATCAAGCGGAACAGGAACATCTTTCACACCCAACTTTATTAGTGATGGCGATCAGGTCAAAGTGACCATGACCAGCTCATATCCATGCCCGACCGTGCCAACGGTCACTTCGGATGTAATCACGGTCATCGTTCATCTCAATCCGGTTATCGATTGCAGCAATGTCACTAACAGTTATCTGGGAGCAGAGACTGGCTTCAATGCAGATGTAACCGCTGCTACACCCCCATTTGAGTATTTCTGGCAGTTCGGTGATGGTGGCTCGGCTACCGATCAAAGCCCTTCGCATCTTTACGGAAGTACGGGAACCTACAGCGCAAGTGTGGAGGTTACAGATACTTTTGGCTGTTCTGCCATCTGCAATGTTCCTGTAGACATCATTCTGCCTCCATATGTTTATGGTGGTTTTACTTACACGGAAGATTCACAATGTGGCTCTACAGAGGTCGCATTTACAGATACATCTCAGGGGAATCCTGTAACATGGTACTGGGATTTCGGAGATGGCGATACTTCGTCTTTGCAAAATCCTACGCACACCTTCACTGGAACTGGCCCGTATACTGTGACCTTAGCCGCTTCGAATACGGTTTTTACCGATACAGTGGTTGTACCTAACATGATAACCCCATGGGTGATACCAGTTGCAGGTTTCAATGTTTCGCCTACAGAGGTTTGCGATTCCTCCGATCTTCGGTTTTATGACAATTCTGTGAATGCTGCATCTTGGCAATGGGATTTTGGAGATGGGAATTCCGGAACCTTCAATACAAGCGATCTTCAAAACCCATTTCATGCATTCAATGATTCAGGAACCTATATCGTCAACCTGACCGTTTTCTCGGAAGATGGCTGCCAAGCACAGGCAACTCCGGTCACTATTCTGGTCCACGCATCTCCAATTGCTGGGTTTGGGATGGACACTATAGTCTGTACGGATCTTCCCATCACGATTCACGATTCATCTCATTTTGATGTAAATATTGATGCTTGGGAATATCACTTCTCAGACAAGGATGTTACCATTCCGCAGCAAGGAGATATAAATGATGAATTTGATTACACGTTTGATGAACCAGGTTGGTATGTGGTGACGCAGACTGTTTCCAATCGGTTCGGATGCGTGGATTCAGCCAAGGTTTTTGTTGAGGTAAGGGCGCATCCGATCGCAGACTTCTATCCTGACAGCGTGGCTTTGCAATTACCGGATACGACCATGCAATTCTGGAATACCAGTTTGAATATCGTACCCGAATACTCCTTCTGGGATTTTGGCAATGGATATACTGTTGACAGTATCCTTGATGCGGTGGGCATCTTCCAAGATTCAGGGCTGTTTGACGTGCAATTGATCGTAATGAGAGAGATCGGATGTCCTGATACCATCACAATTCCCTTCAGAGTTTGGGAACAGGAGACCTTCTTCATTCAAACTGCATTTACGCCCAATGACGATGGCATCAACGATGTCTTTGAGATAAAGGAGAAAGGAATAGTCGATTGGCATATTCAGATTTTCGACCGTTGGGGCAAACTTGTCTGGGAAACCAATGATGTGACCGAGTATTGGGATGGTACACACAGGGAATCTGGTAAACCCGTTCAGGAAGGTGCATATTCCTATCAAATTCATCTTACTTGGTACACAGGTAAGGAATTCGCCAAAATGGGAACGATAACTATCTTTAGATAG
- a CDS encoding adenosylhomocysteinase, with protein MSNTTEQLKYKVRDISLAEWGRKEIRLAEAEMPGLMSLREEYGPSKPLKGARIAGCLHMTIQTAVLIETLVELGADVTWSSCNIFSTQDHAAAAIAAAGIPVFAWKGMNEEEFDWCIEQTLFAFEDGQPLNMILDDGGDLTNMVLDRYPELVKEIGGISEETTTGVHRLYERMKNGTLPLPAININDSVTKSKFDNKYGCKESLVDAIRRATDIMLAGKVAVVAGYGDVGKGSAASLRGAGVRVIVTEIDPICALQAAMDGYEVKSMANAVPRADIVVTATGNKDIITGESFKAMKDKTIVCNIGHFDNEIDMAWLNKNYGQTKDVIKPQVDLYNVDGNDIIVLAEGRLVNLGCATGHPSFVMSNSFTNQTLAQLELWTNASAYENKVYMLPKHLDEKVARLHLAKIGVELEELSEEQAKYIGVTVDGPYKPDYYRY; from the coding sequence ATGAGCAATACAACAGAACAATTGAAGTACAAGGTCAGAGACATTTCCCTCGCAGAGTGGGGAAGAAAAGAAATCCGTTTGGCTGAGGCAGAAATGCCTGGTCTCATGTCGCTTCGCGAAGAATATGGCCCAAGCAAACCATTGAAAGGAGCACGCATTGCGGGTTGTCTGCACATGACAATCCAAACAGCAGTTCTTATCGAAACGTTGGTTGAATTGGGTGCGGATGTCACTTGGTCTTCTTGCAACATCTTCTCAACTCAGGACCATGCCGCTGCTGCCATTGCTGCTGCCGGTATTCCAGTTTTTGCATGGAAGGGAATGAACGAAGAGGAATTCGATTGGTGTATTGAGCAAACGCTTTTCGCGTTTGAAGATGGACAGCCATTGAACATGATACTTGATGATGGTGGCGACCTTACCAACATGGTACTTGACCGCTACCCGGAATTGGTGAAAGAGATCGGTGGAATCTCTGAGGAAACTACCACGGGTGTTCACAGATTGTATGAGCGAATGAAGAATGGAACACTTCCACTTCCTGCCATCAACATCAACGATTCGGTTACCAAGTCGAAATTCGATAACAAATACGGTTGTAAAGAGTCGTTGGTAGATGCCATCCGCAGAGCAACAGACATTATGCTTGCAGGTAAAGTTGCCGTTGTTGCCGGTTACGGAGATGTTGGTAAAGGTTCTGCCGCTTCATTGCGTGGAGCAGGCGTTCGTGTTATCGTTACAGAGATCGATCCTATCTGTGCGCTTCAAGCGGCAATGGATGGCTACGAAGTGAAGAGCATGGCAAATGCTGTTCCTCGTGCTGATATTGTGGTTACCGCTACTGGAAACAAAGACATCATCACGGGTGAGAGTTTCAAAGCGATGAAAGACAAGACCATCGTTTGCAACATCGGTCACTTCGATAACGAAATTGACATGGCTTGGTTGAACAAGAATTACGGTCAGACCAAAGATGTCATCAAACCGCAGGTCGATCTTTATAATGTAGATGGAAACGACATCATCGTTCTGGCCGAAGGTCGTTTGGTGAACTTGGGTTGCGCTACTGGTCACCCATCGTTCGTAATGTCAAACTCATTCACAAACCAAACGTTGGCTCAGTTGGAGCTTTGGACAAACGCTTCGGCTTACGAAAACAAGGTTTACATGCTTCCAAAACATTTGGATGAGAAAGTGGCAAGATTGCATTTGGCCAAGATCGGTGTTGAGTTGGAAGAGCTGAGCGAAGAGCAGGCCAAGTACATCGGTGTAACGGTGGATGGACCTTACAAACCAGATTACTATCGCTACTAA
- a CDS encoding T9SS type A sorting domain-containing protein, with the protein MKKLILVLTALQVGSNVNSQVLTEVSQSVGIYHHAVLCDNDMSGQGGAAWFDYNNDGWYDLYLTGGSGADALYRNNGDGTFSDQTSASGISVVASANTDGVTTGDFNRDGWNDIFVTTFRTHPNYLFMNNGDGTFAHVIEWAGKEDTANSFSSTFGDLNMDGWLDLFVCNWSRYMNMTLVNGLATVDSEANFYYENNADGTFTSKASLVGIDDTSGCGLGVIVTDFDNDHDPDLFVSNDFGFFVGKSPNRMFRNDGPSVPFVEVSHSLGLDMEMNGMGVARTDVNADGVFDYYTTNIRDDKFMVSSLSGYEDELVNVGLHNDSVWLQDMSMRHWKVGWGVGFLDIDNDMDEDVMIANGSLSYDYPHPALDSNKLYINDGFGNFTDVSFETGVADTYVSRALAYCDYDKDGDLDVFVGITDSIGGTSKSFLYRNDSPQQNWLQVKAVGVQNNTNGIGTKVIIYVNGQSYMREIGGESSFSSQHWQVAHFGLAQNTMVDSVDVIWYGGGLDRYRNVTANQMLEVVEGQGMVTGLSSSGEANIDIYPNPCSNNLTVAGGTNAFISMFDSRGQLVEMKITQNAGSTTLDVSGLSAGNYFLKVKTEDGRATIRKVVKQ; encoded by the coding sequence ATGAAAAAACTGATACTCGTACTCACCGCTCTTCAGGTCGGTTCAAATGTTAATTCACAGGTGCTTACTGAGGTTTCTCAAAGCGTTGGCATTTATCATCATGCTGTTCTTTGCGACAACGATATGTCTGGACAAGGTGGCGCGGCCTGGTTCGATTACAATAATGACGGGTGGTACGACCTCTATCTAACTGGAGGAAGTGGAGCAGATGCACTTTACAGAAATAACGGTGATGGTACTTTTTCGGATCAGACATCTGCTTCTGGTATTTCTGTCGTTGCCTCAGCCAACACGGATGGAGTCACTACAGGTGATTTCAATCGGGATGGTTGGAATGACATTTTCGTTACCACTTTTCGCACGCATCCAAACTATCTCTTCATGAATAATGGAGATGGAACATTTGCACACGTCATTGAATGGGCTGGTAAGGAAGATACGGCAAACAGTTTTTCTTCAACCTTCGGTGATCTGAACATGGACGGTTGGCTCGATCTGTTTGTTTGCAATTGGTCACGTTATATGAATATGACGTTGGTAAATGGTCTGGCAACAGTAGATTCTGAGGCAAATTTCTACTATGAGAACAATGCAGATGGAACGTTCACTTCTAAAGCGAGTTTGGTCGGTATTGATGATACAAGCGGTTGTGGCCTTGGGGTTATAGTTACCGATTTTGACAACGATCACGATCCCGACCTTTTTGTGTCAAATGACTTCGGTTTTTTTGTTGGTAAATCACCAAACCGAATGTTCAGAAACGATGGGCCATCGGTTCCATTTGTAGAGGTGAGCCATAGTTTGGGTCTCGACATGGAAATGAACGGAATGGGTGTTGCCCGAACGGACGTGAATGCCGATGGCGTTTTCGATTATTACACCACCAATATCCGAGACGATAAATTCATGGTGAGCTCGCTATCAGGCTACGAAGATGAACTTGTGAATGTAGGATTGCATAACGATTCTGTTTGGTTACAGGACATGAGCATGCGCCATTGGAAGGTCGGATGGGGAGTCGGATTTCTCGATATTGACAATGATATGGATGAGGATGTGATGATAGCCAATGGATCGCTTTCTTACGATTATCCGCATCCCGCTCTCGACTCAAATAAATTGTACATCAATGATGGTTTTGGAAACTTCACGGATGTTTCCTTTGAGACAGGAGTTGCCGATACGTATGTTTCCCGGGCATTAGCGTATTGCGACTATGATAAGGATGGCGACCTCGATGTGTTCGTTGGCATTACCGATTCCATCGGTGGAACAAGCAAGAGTTTTCTTTACAGGAATGATTCACCACAGCAGAACTGGCTACAGGTAAAAGCAGTGGGTGTGCAGAACAACACCAACGGTATTGGAACAAAAGTGATTATTTATGTGAACGGGCAATCGTACATGCGCGAGATAGGTGGTGAAAGCAGCTTCAGTTCCCAACATTGGCAAGTGGCCCATTTCGGTTTGGCACAGAACACAATGGTTGATTCTGTGGATGTGATCTGGTACGGTGGCGGGCTGGACCGTTATCGTAATGTGACTGCCAATCAGATGCTGGAAGTGGTGGAAGGGCAAGGCATGGTGACAGGTCTTTCCAGTTCAGGCGAAGCTAACATCGATATTTATCCGAATCCGTGTTCGAATAATTTGACGGTTGCAGGCGGAACAAATGCTTTCATTTCCATGTTCGATTCGCGTGGACAGTTGGTAGAAATGAAGATTACGCAGAACGCTGGAAGCACTACATTGGATGTGTCGGGTCTTTCCGCAGGAAATTACTTTTTGAAAGTGAAAACAGAGGATGGCAGAGCAACAATACGAAAGGTGGTGAAGCAATAG
- a CDS encoding PKD domain-containing protein gives MKLPILMAFLWSFSAQGQTCSGLGSTNYSDVIYVSVTGLPSSAGTANDPTDLLTGIGMLGGNANKVYIQGGTYVLTAALQIPNNAQLIGGFNSQWVKDNSAISTIYRDPSNPQMSPPRLIAIECIGKSGFRIQDLTIRTDNGFGQGVTTYGVYLNNCSDYQIVRCSVISGNGGNGVAGSFGTLGAIGVNGQEGEAGHEHSSGNRQGGSGGCCSFPGSFAGGDGGNGGERGTYVWPSGGQAFTGYLGQDGSGLGFGSGGNGGMGNFTSIVSTSCDQTPSNNGQYGDNGADGLDGIPGVVGTYSLTGGFFTPGVGSDGTDGENGSGGGGGGGGGSYGGQLYTYIPWPIDDTIPSNSNGTGAGGGGGGEGGGGGTAGGGGQGGGGSFAIFAWDNGFNGVLKDCELASGFPGVGGLGGIGGNGGQGGHGGEGGAKFTACHIGAGGDGGEGGHGGKGGDGGAGSNGISSELYQHPGGQPLVLQNIYGLSQPTVNVELGGCTNSPVRFSTDISGTIQWFFGSGANPSTAFGQEVVATFSTPGFKTFTLLVNGIAFTYTDFVDIYSEVPPLNPQIQTGSTQLCVGDVSDFNSSISANNYIWELVNIEGDTVIYNGPNYYDLLGVSWDSAGVYQLTLTTETECCGQSFTDTVMIVVDSIIPPAISVQTQFADTTNTVCVGSQVTFTASAQNVGQSPSYQWNVNGSPIGADAPVLTTDQLADGDVVSCTVTSSLGCAAGQTAMSNTIPVTVVPAPQITCAADSFLSGEPTFFTSEVTFGGLAPFSFYWSFGDGLLGFGDTVQHVYQNPGTYTATVDVYDSLGCSVSCQTFMTISPSISAAFSVDTLVGCAPLEVHFTNQSENAVTNFWSFGDGSGSSVENPVHTYQTAGTYDVALWIYAGNGNDSAVVYDQVVVNPTPVANFYSYEVNPQTGSDTVHFSDNSLFADSWYWDFGDPSSGSDNTSTDQSPVHVYSSNGSYYVTLVVSNNYGCIDSITLPSSVNVGISELRSQLRPVIFPNPTSERFNILIDSKERSTVSFNVIDPMGKVVMGRVLKVSVGSNRFDVDIEQLSAGTYVIQLRSGDETHSLPLVISRR, from the coding sequence ATGAAACTGCCTATCCTGATGGCGTTTCTTTGGTCGTTCTCTGCACAGGGTCAAACCTGTAGCGGGCTTGGAAGTACCAACTACTCCGATGTCATCTATGTTTCGGTTACAGGGCTTCCTTCTTCCGCAGGAACTGCGAATGACCCTACCGACCTTCTGACAGGAATCGGAATGTTGGGCGGCAATGCCAATAAGGTTTACATCCAAGGTGGTACGTATGTTCTTACTGCAGCTCTTCAAATTCCGAATAACGCGCAGCTCATAGGAGGGTTTAACTCGCAATGGGTGAAAGACAATTCGGCCATTAGTACCATCTACCGAGACCCGTCAAACCCTCAAATGTCGCCTCCGCGGCTTATAGCTATTGAATGCATTGGTAAATCAGGGTTCCGGATTCAGGACCTGACCATTCGGACAGACAATGGTTTTGGTCAAGGTGTTACCACCTATGGGGTTTATCTCAATAATTGCTCAGACTATCAGATCGTGAGGTGTTCTGTCATTTCCGGTAATGGTGGAAATGGAGTGGCAGGTTCCTTTGGAACACTTGGAGCCATTGGAGTGAACGGCCAAGAGGGAGAGGCTGGCCATGAGCATTCTTCAGGAAATAGACAGGGCGGCAGCGGTGGCTGCTGTTCATTTCCAGGGAGCTTTGCTGGCGGAGATGGTGGGAACGGTGGAGAACGTGGAACCTATGTTTGGCCGAGTGGAGGACAGGCGTTTACAGGCTATCTGGGGCAGGATGGTTCAGGTCTCGGATTTGGCAGTGGTGGAAACGGTGGGATGGGTAATTTCACATCAATAGTTTCTACTTCTTGCGACCAGACTCCCTCAAATAACGGGCAGTATGGAGATAATGGAGCGGATGGACTGGACGGGATCCCGGGTGTGGTCGGGACTTACAGTCTCACAGGAGGATTTTTTACTCCGGGAGTAGGGTCTGATGGCACAGATGGTGAAAACGGCTCCGGAGGCGGAGGCGGTGGTGGAGGTGGTTCTTATGGAGGCCAGCTCTACACGTACATTCCGTGGCCTATTGATGATACTATTCCAAGTAATAGCAATGGAACCGGTGCCGGTGGCGGTGGTGGCGGTGAGGGCGGAGGCGGAGGAACCGCAGGTGGTGGTGGCCAAGGCGGAGGTGGTTCATTCGCAATTTTTGCTTGGGACAATGGTTTCAACGGAGTGTTAAAAGACTGTGAGCTGGCCAGTGGATTTCCTGGGGTTGGCGGTCTTGGTGGAATTGGTGGAAATGGTGGCCAAGGAGGGCATGGAGGTGAGGGTGGAGCGAAATTTACCGCTTGTCATATAGGAGCTGGTGGAGATGGAGGTGAAGGAGGCCATGGAGGTAAAGGAGGTGATGGAGGTGCTGGATCCAATGGGATTTCGAGTGAATTGTATCAGCATCCCGGTGGTCAACCGTTGGTTCTGCAAAATATTTATGGTCTTTCTCAACCTACAGTTAATGTGGAACTTGGAGGCTGCACGAATTCTCCCGTCAGGTTCAGTACCGACATTTCCGGAACCATTCAGTGGTTCTTTGGCTCAGGAGCAAATCCTTCAACGGCCTTTGGACAGGAAGTGGTTGCCACTTTTTCCACTCCCGGATTCAAGACATTCACGCTGTTGGTAAACGGAATTGCATTCACCTACACGGATTTTGTGGACATTTACTCAGAGGTGCCTCCTCTCAATCCGCAGATCCAAACGGGGTCTACCCAGCTATGCGTTGGAGACGTGTCAGATTTCAATAGCTCCATTTCGGCAAATAACTACATCTGGGAATTGGTCAATATAGAAGGAGACACGGTTATTTACAACGGTCCCAATTATTATGATCTATTAGGAGTTTCCTGGGATTCAGCAGGTGTATATCAGCTTACACTTACCACAGAAACCGAATGCTGTGGACAGTCATTCACGGATACTGTCATGATTGTTGTTGATTCGATCATTCCACCGGCAATTTCGGTACAGACGCAGTTTGCAGACACGACCAATACAGTTTGTGTGGGTTCACAGGTCACCTTCACCGCTTCGGCTCAGAATGTTGGTCAGTCCCCTTCCTATCAGTGGAATGTGAATGGTAGCCCCATAGGAGCTGATGCCCCTGTTCTTACCACAGATCAACTTGCTGACGGTGACGTGGTCTCTTGTACAGTAACTTCTTCATTAGGTTGTGCTGCCGGTCAAACGGCCATGTCGAATACCATTCCCGTCACCGTTGTTCCGGCTCCACAGATAACTTGCGCAGCTGACTCTTTTCTGTCAGGGGAGCCTACATTTTTCACATCAGAGGTTACATTTGGAGGATTGGCTCCTTTCAGTTTCTATTGGTCGTTCGGAGACGGTCTTCTTGGGTTCGGGGACACGGTTCAGCACGTATATCAGAACCCAGGTACTTACACCGCAACAGTAGATGTTTATGACTCATTGGGCTGCTCGGTTTCATGTCAAACTTTTATGACCATCTCTCCAAGTATTTCTGCAGCATTTTCGGTCGATACATTGGTCGGTTGTGCGCCATTGGAAGTTCATTTTACAAACCAAAGTGAGAATGCGGTCACCAATTTTTGGAGTTTCGGGGATGGAAGCGGTTCTTCTGTGGAGAACCCTGTTCATACGTATCAAACTGCAGGAACGTACGATGTGGCACTTTGGATCTATGCAGGAAACGGAAATGACTCAGCCGTGGTATATGACCAAGTGGTTGTAAACCCCACACCGGTTGCAAATTTCTATAGCTATGAGGTAAATCCGCAAACAGGTAGCGATACGGTACATTTCTCTGATAATTCACTTTTTGCGGATAGTTGGTATTGGGATTTCGGAGATCCATCCTCAGGTTCAGATAATACCAGTACGGATCAAAGCCCTGTTCATGTTTACAGCTCCAATGGTTCTTACTATGTCACTTTGGTCGTAAGTAACAACTATGGCTGCATCGATTCGATCACTTTGCCCTCCTCAGTAAATGTTGGCATTTCAGAACTGAGGTCTCAGTTGCGACCTGTGATTTTCCCAAATCCAACATCAGAGCGGTTCAACATCTTGATAGACTCAAAGGAAAGGTCTACAGTCTCATTCAATGTGATCGACCCTATGGGCAAGGTTGTCATGGGGCGAGTCTTGAAGGTTAGCGTTGGTTCCAACAGATTTGACGTGGACATAGAACAACTTTCTGCGGGAACATACGTCATTCAATTACGTTCGGGAGACGAGACTCACTCGCTTCCGTTGGTGATTTCAAGAAGATGA
- a CDS encoding DUF4290 domain-containing protein, giving the protein MEYNTARETMQIPEYGRNIQKMIEFAKTIENREERNRAANSIIKVMGQVNPYLRANEDLTHKLWDHMFIISDFQLDVDSPFPKPLREDFETGPDRIPYPDSEISYRHYGRILEHMIAKVAEEQNEEERIKMGVAVADIMKRSYLNWNRDSVDDRVIIKDLRELSGGKITLPEGTELSLAKELIDTTQRNNNNNRQRKGRKRKKNNNRRRNG; this is encoded by the coding sequence ATGGAATACAACACGGCACGGGAAACGATGCAGATTCCCGAGTATGGCCGCAACATTCAGAAGATGATCGAGTTTGCAAAGACAATCGAGAACCGTGAGGAACGGAATCGGGCGGCAAATTCCATTATTAAAGTGATGGGACAGGTAAATCCATACCTGAGAGCGAATGAGGATCTGACGCATAAGCTATGGGATCACATGTTCATCATTTCGGATTTTCAATTGGATGTTGATTCTCCATTCCCAAAACCACTTCGTGAGGATTTTGAAACAGGCCCAGACCGAATTCCATATCCGGACAGTGAGATATCATATCGCCACTACGGTAGAATTTTGGAGCACATGATCGCCAAGGTTGCCGAGGAGCAAAATGAGGAAGAACGCATCAAAATGGGTGTGGCTGTCGCAGACATCATGAAGCGCTCTTATCTCAACTGGAACCGCGATTCGGTAGATGACCGAGTGATCATCAAAGATCTTCGAGAACTTTCAGGTGGCAAAATCACGTTGCCAGAGGGAACAGAGCTGTCGTTGGCCAAAGAATTGATCGATACCACTCAGCGCAACAATAATAACAATCGACAGCGCAAAGGGCGCAAGCGTAAGAAGAATAACAACAGAAGACGCAACGGATAA